CACCTGCGCATCAACCCAAAGGCTCCAGATGGCTAACAGAAATCACCACCCTTACATGCCCATTTTGAAGTGGAAGCGTGGCGAGCAGTCGGCGCTCGCGAACCTCTTTCCGAACGACAAATCTCTTGTCCGACCAATTCTGGAAATCCTATCAGACACACTTGAAATCGACCAACCTGGACATGACCCGTACGTCAAGGTCGTCAACCAGATCGCAAATGCATGGGGAAATGCGCCCGCATTCGTGGACTTGGGGGCGCTTGAGCCGGACCAGCAGGCCCCAGGCGGTGTCCATCCCGTCGAGTACTTCTTCACTGTGGCGCGCAATGCGGGACTACAGCTTATCCCCATCACAGGCCCATACCGCGACAACCCATTTCAAAGTGCAGTTGCCACAGTCGCGACGACCGATCGCCGCGGTGCAGGCATGCGCGCAACACAGGATGAGGTGTTTGAGCCTACCTTCAGTGCAGATCTGTCGGCTGCCACCAACGCCATTGGGCTTGCTCCTCAAGATGTCGACTTGGTTCTTGACTGGCAAGCCATTGCCGAGAATCAGCAAGGCTCTACAGCTGCCGCAGCTTCGGGCATCATAACTGGTTTGCCCAGCCTTGCTGCATGGCGCACTATTACCTTTGCTGCATCATCATTCCCCAGGACGCTCCAGCAAATCGGAGTTGGTGTCGGCTCCATTCAGAGAACGGAGTGGCTCGCATGGGTGCGCATCCGCAACAACCCAGGAATTACGCGTTCGATCCTATTCGGCGACTATGCGGCCCAAAGCCCTGAGTTTGATCCGTCAAATCGGTTTCTCGGGAGTGCGGCTATACGCTACACGACCACGGATTCATGGCTGATTGTGCGTGGACGGGCATTAGCAGGTGCCGCATATGGTGGCTTTAGCCAATTTGTCGGCTTGTCCCGCCAACTAGTGGCTGATCCCATCTATTGCGGCGCGGCGTTCAGCCATGGCGATAACCATATCGCTCAATGTGCGAATGGAACGGTAGGAACCGGCAGCCTGACGACTTGGAAAACGGTCGCGACAAATCACCACATCACATTTGTGGTGCGTCAACTCGCCACAGCGGTCGCACTTTCAGCCGGGCCCGTACCGTCGCACGGAGGTCATCCAACGGTAGCAGTTCCACAAGCCGTCGACTGAGCACATCCCGGGATTTGCCGCGCAGGCCTCGCGCGGCACCCATTCCATCCAGTATTTCGAGGAGTTCTTCTCTCCAAAGAAGAGCCGCGACCGCCACCGGATCAACCGCAGGGTTCATTGTTGGCGCCCTGAGGTCAGCAAAGTGTACGGCGCCTCGCGGACCACGAGTCGCCACCTTGATGCCCCACCACTCAGGGATGATGTGCCGCACTGCTTCTGCGTGTATGTGCCCTACGACGACGGTAACGCGGTCGAGCACCCGACCGTAGATGCGCGCCTGCTCGGGAAGCCGATCAAGGGTGTCTCGATCGCTCTTGATCTCGAATCCATGCATACGGCCATTTACGACCGCGATGTCGACCCGGGCCACGCCGTACCAGAGGCCTAGCTCGTCCAGTACGAGCGTGTTGGGATCACCATGGTGTTCATCCAAGACTTTCGCATGCAGAGCGTTGCGAACGTCGATGTCACGCAGCTTGGTGCTCACGGACGTCCTATTACGACCTAGGCACACAAAACGTCAACGCGTCCTTTCGTCAATGGCGCGTACCTCCGCACTCCGTGGCTGACTAGATGACACCTAGCGCCACAGCCGTCTCCGCTCTGACCCAAGGAAAAATCGATTGTCCCCGGGCAAGTAAGCGGCGGTGCGAACTAGAGCGCGTAGCCGACCATCAGTGACGCGGAGGCCCTGGGCACCAGCGCCGTACCGGAGGCCCGCTTCACCAGGACGCCTCCGGCGGAGGCGCTCAGGAGCATGGACAGGCGGCTTCTCACGTCCAGCCGCACGCCTCCGGTGACAAGCCCCAATGGCTCCAGCCCGAAGCGCGCATCCTCGTCCGGGATGCGCGATTGGAAGACGGCCAGGGCCCCGGCCTCCAGCGCGCCGCTGAACGTCCAGGCTCCGAGTTTCCAGTGCGGCCCCGCGCCCAGCCGCAGCTCCAGCTCCGTCTGCTGGAAGGACACCCTGCTGCCCGTCCCGCGCCGCACCGCGAGCCCCAGGCCCGAGGTGTCCACACCGGTGAACAGCCGCCCTTCACGCACCAGGCGTACGTCCAGCCCCGCGAGCGACGACAGGCCCGTCACGATTCCCGACGTCAGCGAGGGCCCTACCGCGACCAGCAACTCCGACCCCGCCCTGCCCTTTCGCGCGAGCCGCATCCTCGCGGCCTGCTCCAGCGGCTCGCCGCCCACGGACACCGCACCGTCGAGCGGCACTCGCACCGACCGCTCCAGGTATCCGTCCTCCGCTCGCAGCAGCAGCCGGTATGCGCCGGGCGCCACGGCCAGCGTCGTAGGGCCTTCGCCCTTCTCCAACTCCGCCACCAGCGCGCCACTCTCCGACGCCATGACGAGCCAACGGCCCGGGGCCTTCACGTCGAGCGTCAGCCGGCCTCGCGCGCGCTGGGGCTCGGAGAGGACCAGCTCTCCGCGCCCGCTCAGGTCCATGCGGAACGTAGGACGCTGCATGCCACCTGGGGAGACGAGCGTGGACTCCAGCGTCCTCGCGTAGGCGTAGCGATACGCCTCCTCCAGCGTGACGCGCCCATCCCGCGAAGCATCGGCCGCTCCGCGCAACCCCACCGCCAGGTGGTGCGTGAAGAAGGAGCCCTGCAACGCATCCGACTCCTGCGCGTACTCATCCGCGCCAGACGCGCTGATGACGACCCGGCCCTCCAGGTCCGAGGCCTCCATCGTGACCGGCGCGGCCACCGGCTTCAGGCCCTTCAAGCGCGTGGCGACACCGGAGCGGCACGAGTCCAGGATGAGCAACCCCACGCCCACCGGCGCGCCCTTGAGGAAGTCCACCAGCTCGCGCATCGGCAGCTCGGTGCCTCGCAGGTGCAGGCTGCCGTCGCCCGCGTGCGACGACACGTAGAGCAGGAGCCAATCCTTCTGCGAGGCTTCCACGGCCAGCCGTGCCCGGAAGCGCGCCAGGGCTTCGCGCAGCTTCGCGGCATCCGCGCCCAGCAGCGTCACCGTGCGCTCCGGCGCCACGGTGCCCACTTCCTGGAGCACCTCGCGCATCCGCTGCGCGTCCGTCTCCGCGAAGCGCAGGCGCTCCTCGCCTGCCAGACCCTGGTTCTCTCCCACGATCAGCGCCCAACGGCGCGGCGCCTCCTCCGCGGCGCTCGGAACGGGTCCCAGCACCATGAGCAACACCGCGAGCAGCCGTCCCCACGCGCCCAGCCCCCAGCAGCGCGGCCCCATCTCCGCGGTCCCTCGGGGCGCGTTCGGCGCCGCATGCACCCGGACGCCCAGGCCCAGCGCGCGGCTCACGGCACGACCCTCAGCAGCGTGCGCGCCCGGGCCGTCCCGATGTCCTCCGGCGTCGCCACCTCCAACGGTCCCTGCCCGTTCCCGCGCGCCTCCGCGACGCGCGACATGAGCGCCTCGCGCGCCTGCGCCACGTCCAGCGGCGCATCCGAGAAGAACGCATGCAACGCCACCGACCCCGGCGTCACCTCCAACGCGGGGGACAACCGGACCTCCGCCCCCGGATCCACCGTGCCGCTCGTCTTGCCGTCCCTCGGCCAGAGCGGCTCCACCGCGCCCGCTTCATCCACCGCGAGCACCAGCACGTTCCGGTACGGCCCCGTGCCCACCGCGAGCGTCACCTGCTCACCGGGCCTCGCGTCCTGCACCGGCGCGCCCTGCACGGACAAGAGCCGCAGCGCCACGGTCCCCTTCAGCCGCACGCCGTCCTCCGCGCCTCGCGGCACGTACACGACCAGCGCGAGCCCCACCGCCAGCGCGGTCACCAGCGGCACGCCCCAGCGCCACCAGGGCTTCGCGGACCGGGCTCGCTTCTCCTCCAACCTCGCCAGCACTGCCTTCGCCTGGGGCTGAGCCAGGCTCGACGCTCGCGCCTGCCGCATCCGTTCAGCGAGCATCCCGCAGGCCGGGCAGGCGGCCACGTGCCGCTCCGCGCGACCCGAGGCATCCAGCCCCGACAGCCACTCGTCCAACTCCAGCCGTGTCAGGTGCTCAGCCACGCTCCGCCTCCAGCGCTTCCGGCAGCCGCCCCAGCTCCGCCGCCTTCTTCCGGATGGAGTCCAGGTCGCGAACAATCGTCTTGCGCGACACGTCCAGCATCCCGGCGATCTCCTCCTGGGT
The sequence above is drawn from the Corallococcus sp. NCRR genome and encodes:
- a CDS encoding beta family protein, with protein sequence MPILKWKRGEQSALANLFPNDKSLVRPILEILSDTLEIDQPGHDPYVKVVNQIANAWGNAPAFVDLGALEPDQQAPGGVHPVEYFFTVARNAGLQLIPITGPYRDNPFQSAVATVATTDRRGAGMRATQDEVFEPTFSADLSAATNAIGLAPQDVDLVLDWQAIAENQQGSTAAAASGIITGLPSLAAWRTITFAASSFPRTLQQIGVGVGSIQRTEWLAWVRIRNNPGITRSILFGDYAAQSPEFDPSNRFLGSAAIRYTTTDSWLIVRGRALAGAAYGGFSQFVGLSRQLVADPIYCGAAFSHGDNHIAQCANGTVGTGSLTTWKTVATNHHITFVVRQLATAVALSAGPVPSHGGHPTVAVPQAVD
- a CDS encoding sce7726 family protein — encoded protein: MSTKLRDIDVRNALHAKVLDEHHGDPNTLVLDELGLWYGVARVDIAVVNGRMHGFEIKSDRDTLDRLPEQARIYGRVLDRVTVVVGHIHAEAVRHIIPEWWGIKVATRGPRGAVHFADLRAPTMNPAVDPVAVAALLWREELLEILDGMGAARGLRGKSRDVLSRRLVELLPLDDLRATVRARLKVRPLWRVDAPQM
- a CDS encoding caspase family protein yields the protein MSRALGLGVRVHAAPNAPRGTAEMGPRCWGLGAWGRLLAVLLMVLGPVPSAAEEAPRRWALIVGENQGLAGEERLRFAETDAQRMREVLQEVGTVAPERTVTLLGADAAKLREALARFRARLAVEASQKDWLLLYVSSHAGDGSLHLRGTELPMRELVDFLKGAPVGVGLLILDSCRSGVATRLKGLKPVAAPVTMEASDLEGRVVISASGADEYAQESDALQGSFFTHHLAVGLRGAADASRDGRVTLEEAYRYAYARTLESTLVSPGGMQRPTFRMDLSGRGELVLSEPQRARGRLTLDVKAPGRWLVMASESGALVAELEKGEGPTTLAVAPGAYRLLLRAEDGYLERSVRVPLDGAVSVGGEPLEQAARMRLARKGRAGSELLVAVGPSLTSGIVTGLSSLAGLDVRLVREGRLFTGVDTSGLGLAVRRGTGSRVSFQQTELELRLGAGPHWKLGAWTFSGALEAGALAVFQSRIPDEDARFGLEPLGLVTGGVRLDVRSRLSMLLSASAGGVLVKRASGTALVPRASASLMVGYAL